A single Xylella taiwanensis DNA region contains:
- a CDS encoding DNA/RNA non-specific endonuclease — MTALNLAAGSHVTGSATQMLQGAAINYLQSLGASQVKTLADQLDSEPARAALQGLLGCAGAAAQGQGCGAGATGAAAAVVINNLLDRATGADVASLSAAEKQQRTDTVTSLVAGITAAAGGEAAVSSAAARLETENNAVFVPVLIGALWLADKGLTAYDAWQDIKAIRSGEKTIEQVALEKGEEYIASVMIGNLAKYGVRAAKIGGRWISGATDVVARRQALTDQLAKRADVSQVKQITTGSKNTGWDKAVNGSLEPKTAYVLDNGHGYVTDTRGLVKSVEADLTLKKMDRNTYQQRCMGKCGELGDEGGHLIASSLGGAGDRINLVPQAEILNRSGWRKMEQQFNQALQDGKSVSVKIDLGYPATGGVRPNKFVVEATIDGEKILKEFYQ, encoded by the coding sequence GTGACCGCCCTGAACCTGGCCGCCGGCAGCCACGTGACCGGCAGCGCCACCCAAATGCTTCAAGGCGCTGCGATCAACTACCTGCAAAGCCTAGGCGCCAGCCAAGTCAAAACACTGGCCGACCAACTAGACAGCGAACCAGCCCGTGCGGCCCTGCAAGGCCTGCTGGGCTGCGCTGGTGCTGCCGCCCAAGGCCAAGGGTGCGGCGCCGGCGCCACTGGCGCGGCGGCGGCCGTGGTCATCAATAACCTACTAGACCGCGCCACCGGCGCCGACGTTGCCAGCCTGAGCGCCGCGGAAAAACAACAGCGCACCGATACCGTCACCAGCCTGGTGGCCGGCATCACCGCCGCCGCCGGTGGCGAAGCGGCGGTGAGCAGTGCAGCAGCCCGGCTGGAAACCGAAAACAACGCGGTCTTCGTCCCCGTGCTCATTGGTGCCCTTTGGTTAGCCGATAAAGGCCTGACCGCCTATGACGCCTGGCAAGACATCAAAGCGATTCGTTCAGGGGAAAAGACCATAGAACAAGTGGCCCTAGAAAAAGGCGAGGAATACATCGCCTCGGTGATGATCGGCAACCTGGCCAAATACGGCGTGAGAGCGGCCAAAATTGGTGGCCGCTGGATCTCCGGTGCAACCGATGTTGTCGCCCGGCGTCAGGCATTGACTGATCAGTTAGCCAAGCGGGCCGATGTCAGCCAGGTCAAACAAATCACCACAGGCAGCAAGAACACTGGTTGGGATAAAGCGGTCAATGGTTCTCTGGAGCCTAAGACAGCCTATGTGTTGGATAACGGTCATGGGTATGTGACAGACACGAGAGGATTAGTAAAAAGTGTCGAAGCGGATTTGACTTTAAAAAAGATGGACCGCAACACCTACCAGCAACGTTGTATGGGTAAGTGTGGCGAACTGGGCGATGAAGGCGGACATTTGATTGCCTCCAGCCTCGGTGGAGCTGGTGATAGGATCAATCTCGTGCCGCAAGCAGAGATTTTGAACCGAAGCGGGTGGAGAAAAATGGAACAACAGTTTAATCAAGCGTTACAGGACGGCAAGTCCGTCAGTGTCAAGATCGATCTGGGTTATCCAGCCACTGGTGGCGTGAGACCGAATAAGTTTGTGGTTGAAGCAACGATTGACGGGGAAAAGATTTTAAAGGAGTTTTATCAATGA
- a CDS encoding DUF596 domain-containing protein, which translates to MLTQEQIDYFYEHLADPLHFLWSYIGDAHGLSHDQADPHSFEERKNDFLFIIGKLMDEGHLKLGHRKDERILEGSIEELVERFRQCFPASDEEIDQEVGGLWFFTDCPFVAVWVSKGVGEHGEDYYDWCF; encoded by the coding sequence GTGTTAACCCAAGAGCAGATAGATTATTTTTATGAGCATTTAGCGGATCCTTTGCATTTTCTTTGGAGTTATATAGGGGATGCGCATGGACTGTCTCATGATCAAGCGGATCCGCACTCCTTTGAGGAAAGAAAAAACGATTTCCTGTTTATCATCGGGAAATTAATGGATGAGGGTCATCTTAAGCTTGGTCATAGAAAGGACGAGCGTATCTTGGAGGGTTCCATCGAGGAGCTAGTGGAGCGATTCAGGCAATGTTTTCCTGCTTCAGATGAAGAGATTGATCAGGAAGTGGGAGGACTCTGGTTCTTTACAGATTGTCCATTCGTCGCCGTCTGGGTATCGAAAGGAGTAGGAGAACATGGTGAGGATTATTACGATTGGTGTTTTTGA
- a CDS encoding DUF769 domain-containing protein — MLLQASLLNRSNVNVKAIPYDPKVKGGSNKAGNVKVFKSEALTDQDIKNYAQQLAGDVPLKEMKPGVYLATLTDGTKVTLRSVSTSQNVTKARWTIDIDKNPSLREVTNEKVELKFR; from the coding sequence ATGTTGCTGCAAGCATCGCTGTTGAATCGAAGCAATGTCAATGTCAAAGCCATCCCGTATGACCCCAAAGTGAAAGGGGGAAGTAATAAGGCAGGTAATGTGAAGGTGTTTAAATCAGAGGCCTTAACTGATCAGGATATTAAAAACTATGCACAGCAATTGGCCGGAGATGTCCCTTTAAAAGAAATGAAACCAGGCGTTTATCTAGCTACGCTGACTGATGGAACGAAGGTGACGTTGAGGTCGGTTTCTACTTCACAAAACGTGACCAAAGCAAGGTGGACGATTGATATAGATAAGAATCCTTCTTTGAGGGAGGTTACAAATGAAAAAGTTGAACTTAAATTTAGATGA
- a CDS encoding DUF596 domain-containing protein, with protein sequence MLTQEQIDFICKDLGGGFHFLWSDIGNAYGIPAGEVDPDSFEERKNDFLLIIGKLLDEGRLKICNTKGEFIEGTTEELVEMFRTSFPASDEEVDLGAVGLWFVLINECPFLAVWVFKGEGENGEDYYEWT encoded by the coding sequence ATGTTAACTCAAGAACAAATAGATTTTATTTGTAAGGATTTAGGGGGGGGGTTTCATTTTCTTTGGAGTGATATAGGGAATGCCTATGGAATTCCTGCTGGAGAAGTGGATCCTGACTCGTTTGAGGAAAGAAAAAACGATTTCTTGTTGATCATCGGGAAATTACTTGATGAGGGACGGCTCAAAATTTGCAATACAAAGGGAGAATTTATCGAGGGTACCACTGAGGAACTAGTAGAGATGTTCAGAACATCTTTTCCTGCTTCCGATGAAGAAGTGGATCTGGGAGCGGTAGGACTTTGGTTTGTTCTGATAAATGAGTGTCCATTCCTAGCAGTCTGGGTGTTTAAAGGAGAAGGCGAAAATGGAGAAGATTATTATGAGTGGACGTGA
- a CDS encoding DUF769 domain-containing protein translates to MTALNLAAGSHVTGSATQMLQGAAVNYLQSLGASQVKTLADQLDSEPARAALQGLLGCAGAAAQGQGCGAGATGAAAAVVINNLLDRTTGADVASLSAAEKQQRTDTVTSLVAGITAAAGGEAAVSSAAARLETENNAVFVPVLIGALWLADKGLTAYDAWQDIKAIRSGEKTIEQVALEKGEEYIASVMIGNLAKYGVRAAKIGGRWISGKADDIAKAEKQALDQIAHNPKGPDLTSKPIGSVLEQQRIKRLDNVKGVIGKGNAKDGLVVGGVEFKAIPYDPKVQGGSNKAGHVKVFKSEALTDQDIKNYAQQLAGDVPLNQVRPGVYLATLSDGTKVTLRSASSSNELTKARWTIDIDNNPSLREITNKKVELKFR, encoded by the coding sequence GTGACCGCCCTGAACCTGGCCGCCGGCAGCCACGTGACCGGCAGCGCCACCCAAATGCTTCAAGGCGCCGCGGTCAACTACCTGCAAAGCCTAGGCGCCAGCCAAGTCAAAACACTGGCCGACCAACTAGACAGCGAACCGGCCCGTGCCGCCCTGCAAGGCCTGCTGGGCTGCGCTGGTGCTGCCGCCCAAGGCCAAGGGTGCGGCGCCGGCGCGACTGGCGCGGCGGCGGCCGTGGTCATCAATAACCTACTAGACCGCACCACCGGCGCCGACGTCGCCAGCCTGAGCGCCGCGGAAAAACAACAGCGCACCGATACCGTCACCAGCCTGGTGGCCGGCATCACCGCCGCCGCCGGTGGCGAAGCGGCGGTGAGCAGTGCAGCAGCCCGGCTGGAAACCGAAAACAACGCGGTCTTCGTCCCCGTGCTCATTGGGGCCCTTTGGTTAGCCGATAAAGGCCTGACCGCCTATGACGCCTGGCAAGACATCAAAGCGATTCGTTCAGGGGAAAAGACCATAGAACAAGTGGCCCTAGAAAAAGGCGAGGAATACATCGCCTCGGTGATGATCGGCAACCTGGCCAAATACGGTGTGAGAGCGGCCAAAATCGGAGGCCGCTGGATCTCCGGCAAAGCCGATGACATTGCCAAAGCCGAGAAACAAGCCCTTGATCAAATTGCACACAATCCTAAAGGGCCTGATTTAACCTCAAAGCCGATTGGCAGTGTTTTAGAGCAACAGCGCATAAAGCGCCTGGATAACGTAAAAGGCGTGATTGGGAAGGGCAATGCAAAGGATGGCTTAGTGGTTGGAGGCGTGGAGTTCAAAGCCATCCCGTATGACCCCAAAGTGCAAGGGGGAAGTAATAAAGCGGGTCATGTGAAGGTGTTTAAATCAGAGGCCTTAACGGATCAGGATATTAAAAACTATGCGCAGCAATTAGCCGGAGATGTGCCTTTAAACCAGGTGAGGCCAGGGGTTTATCTGGCTACGCTGAGTGATGGAACGAAGGTGACCTTGAGGTCTGCTTCTTCTTCAAATGAATTGACTAAAGCAAGATGGACGATTGATATAGACAATAATCCTTCTTTAAGAGAAATTACAAATAAAAAAGTTGAACTTAAATTTAGGTGA